One segment of Calliopsis andreniformis isolate RMS-2024a chromosome 1, iyCalAndr_principal, whole genome shotgun sequence DNA contains the following:
- the LOC143177619 gene encoding uncharacterized protein LOC143177619 isoform X3, translated as MWDLGNRSVVTLVSVLSGCVFLYNVWGPILVVTIFLFLTIYACYSLVINDSLLSPHAFLFFGYCKYIFLEVRASFESIIGHIYRYACTSWEFTSRRFQERFLTSTTMDRRRGSHYQLSADPYPIGRNSPGFSTIAQLSPITRSAQQLSVNNVRSENKLYHDSDHLSYNHSPFVKHTSTPMFPRSKEELENEPVKLLPDQIVSKRIFPNYAQNHTLAQNENTYFGPEESPWGTSISPKASPKINEGKSVQAVGGPLLASNRCNIDPKVYNDVTSPGLTTRLTKYAAEANSKLTHQSQYRVGQFPKVNLHASPVPLIKSVKTRTPVTVRVAPPDAVRYSQKSGKQNILSNLYHTENSCESPLATVDTREVSLKRHASREDVTSDLAKKQRTGSIITDEFEAQDETKQKRSRDESSKSEEDISPQNKTARPTKRTKTPSCFDILNSLSSSKHVISGVKRKANFSRSGTPDFEKHFKSLESVQADKVQALPEVQNVDAKYWCHNAVEKRNVDLRGSSDKINKHSPLKGILKTSNKSPEYHMRDRDVSVISTSAYNGSDRAMEHAVSTESVKLTSKLFMRAEPERNEKLRMLVEEQGNIRAKFTTDDVEEIKREDITDMRQTSMKARLQSMFDAISGKAASKINPDVVIQAEEVNVVKSTPCPVTCATLNSSTTTTNVNTTPISTSAVIPSPGTKESTVKSPKHVAFTLPNKEVSNVPIINSSEAKAEKSPISKPDSTTTTSGIAFTPISSIISLTPSNATPTSSNLSVQSSDFGKPPSTTTVTSTASPGTFTFGAVSSNEKTSVTPSFTTTSTAAGLFGNFTSTTPKSSFVPMTSAPPNTTTAANQNELTNAAPVKTTASSLGAFGANNAAFVSTPANVVTSTVAVTVENKQQNIGTTSFTSNTNITSFKNSAATTSPPTVSLTAPPANTSTSLFTFGNKSDTQPPKSNMFVFGSTGPSSQSTSVFGNPANAQPTSTISIATTTSNATAITTAPSQNSTPSIATSNTFNSIAKTTAATFGSSNTAPSFTFGAATSAAPSTNKPGFSFGSVTSTTNAMTATPSSTTVFGGVNNNPSLNFATPAASAAPQFSSNTSIFGNTVTTTSSIFGTTSSQPTFGAPSTSVTTGSTFASLTPKTTAAPVFGLNTGQAPEATTSANALPVFSSTTGVASTTSTPIFGAVSTSAPPVTVTSGNLFSNASSTTSTPGFAATSNIFGQMKPPNEGFKSVAGGFGSNATPLFGSQSTTTSTFGSTNISSNTTAPSFGSTNIPSNTTAPTFGSANVSSNATVPSFGSPSTTTSAFGAQTNTPFGSRPSMFGSENVSTPVFGSSAGTSPFSPPASGSVFGGQSTAAPTFGTPGSVSAFADNKPSPFGGQTSAFGTPNASAPAPAFGSAPANASSGNTSNIFTFGANQKSPQQSSTFSFGNNNANNAAAASGSAPFQFGATTSKPATAGFNFSAPTTTPSINFGTTSAPTFNASTAGMFNIGSGSTAPRPRNARSRKPR; from the exons ATGTGGGATTTAGGGAATCGGTCTGTCGTTACGTTAGTCAGTGTGTTGAGTGGGTGTGTGTTCCTGTACAACGTCTGGGGACCGATTCTCGTCGTCACGATCTTCTTATTTCTGACGATTTACGCATGCTACTCGTTAGTCATCAACGACAGCTTATTGTCGCCGCATGCGTTCCTCTTCTTCGGTTATTGCAAGTATATATTTCTTGAAGTTCGTGCGAGCTTCGAGAGCATTATCGGTCACATTTATCGGTACGCTTGCACATCGTGGGAATTTACGAGTCGTCGGTTTCAAGAACGATTCCTAACCTCAACTACAATGGATAGACGTCGTGGATCACATTACCAGCTAAGTGCCGATCCTTATCCAATCGGAAGAAATTCCCCGGGATTTAGTACGATCGCGCAGCTTAGTCCGATTACGAGATCAGCGCAGCAGCTTAGTGTGAATAATGTGAGGTCAGAGAATAAGCTTTACCATGACTCTGATCATTTGTCGTATAACCATAGCCCTTTTGTTAAACATACTTCAACGCCAATGTTTCCGAGGAGTAAAGAGGAGCTGGAAAATGAACCAGTTAAATTGTTGCCTGATCAAATTGTATCAAAGAGAATATTTCCTAATTATGCGCAGAATCATACTTTGGCCCAGAATGAAAATACATATTTTGGGCCGGAAGAATCACCATGGGGCACTAGTATAAGTCCCAAGGCATCCCCCAAAATTAACGAGGGAAAAAGTGTACAAGCTGTTGGTGGACCTTTGTTGGCATCAAACAGGTGTAATATTGATCCAAA AGTGTACAATGACGTAACTTCTCCAGGACTTACTACTAGGTTAACAAAATATGCAGCAGAAGCTAACAGCAAGTTAACTCATCAGTCTCAGTATCGTGTAGGACAATTTCCGAAAGTTAATCTCCATGCTAGTCCAGTTCCATTGATAAAGTCAGTGAAGACAAGAACACCAGTTACTGTTagagtagctccaccagatgctgtTCGTTATTCTCAGAAGAGTGGGAAACAGAACATTTTATCAAATTTATATCACACAGAGAACAGTTGTGAGTCGCCACTAGCCACTGTAGACACTAGAGAAGTGTCGCTAAAGAGACATGCGTCGAGGGAAGACGTCACTTCTGATTTAGCGAAAAAGCAACGAACTGGAAGTATCATTACTGACGAGTTCGAAGCGCAGGATGAAACAAAACAAAAAAGGAGCAGAGATGAATCTTCCAAGTCTGAGGAAGATATATCTCCCCAAAATAAAACGGCCAGACCTACGAAACGAACCAAAACACCATCTTGCTTTGACATTTTAAATTCACTCAGCTCGAGCAAACACGTTATTTCCGGTGTTAAGAGAAAAGCCA ATTTTTCACGAAGCGGCACACCTGATTTTGAAAAACACTTCAAATCTCTGGAAAGTGTACAAGCCGACAAGGTTCAAGCATTACCAGAAGTCCAAAATGTGGATGCAAAATATTGGTGTCATAACGCAGTAGAAAAGAGAAACGTAGATCTACGTGGCTCGTCTGATAAGATAAACAAACATTCACCATTAAAGGGAATCCTCAAAACAAGTAATAAAAGCCCTGAGTATCATATGCGGGACAGAGATGTAAGTGTTATATCTACGAGCGCTTATAATGGAAGCGATCGAGCCATGGAACATGCTGTGTCGACTGAGTCAGTGAAATTGACAAGTAAGCTGTTCATGAGAGCTGAACCAGAAAGAAACGAGAAGTTAAGGATGTTGGTCGAAGAACAGGGTAACATTAGAGCGAAGTTTACTACAGATGATGTGGAAGAAATTAAAAGAGAAGATATAACAGATATGAGacaaaccagtatgaaggcaagGCTTCAGAGTATGTTCGACGCCATATCTGGCAAAG CAGCCAGCAAAATTAATCCAGACGTTGTGATCCAAGCGGAAGAAGTAAATGTAGTTAAGTCTACCCCGTGTCCTGTTACATGCGCGACTCTTAATTCATCGACAACCACGACCAACGTTAATACTACGCCGATTTCTACATCGGCTGTAATACCTAGTCCTGGTACAAAAGAATCCACTGTCAAATCTCCGAAACATGTAGCCTTTACTTTACCGAACAAGGAAGTTTCGAATGTTCCAATCATTAACAGCTCCGAAGCAAAAGCTGAAAAATCTCCAATTTCTAAACCAGACTCAACGACCACTACATCTGGAATTGCATTTACACCTATCTCCAGTATTATTTCATTAACCCCTTCGAATGCAACTCCAACAAGTTCTAATTTAAGCGTACAAAGTTCTGACTTCGGTAAACCTCCTTCGACGACTACAGTAACGAGCACTGCATCACCTGGAACGTTTACATTTGGCGCTGTTTCATCGAACGAGAAGACTTCTGTTACTCCTTCGTTCACCACCACTTCCACTGCAGCTGGTCTCTTTGGAAACTTCACCAGTACCACACCGAAATCTTCATTCGTACCAATGACCAGTGCTCCGCCTAATACTACAACCGCAGCCAATCAAAATGAATTGACGAATGCAGCGCCAGTGAAGACTACTGCATCGAGTCTTGGAGCATTTGGAGCCAACAATGCAGCGTTTGTTTCGACGCCTGCGAACGTTGTAACCTCGACTGTTGCAGTTACTGTGGAAAATAAGCAACAGAACATAGGAACCACATCTTTTACTAGTAACACGAATATTACATCTTTCAAGAATAGTGCAGCTACTACTAGTCCTCCAACTGTTTCCTTGACAGCTCCACCTGCCAATACATCCACTTCTTTATTCACATTTGGAAACAAAAGCGATACACAGCCTCCTAAATCCAATATGTTTGTATTCGGCTCGACAGGACCTTCTTCGCAGAGTACCAGTGTATTTGGAAATCCAGCGAATGCCCAACCAACATCGACGATTAGTATTGCAACGACTACTAGTAATGCAACAGCGATTACAACTGCACCTTCACAGAACAGTACGCCAAGTATTGCGACCAGTAACACCTTCAACTCTATAGCAAAAACCACAGCAGCCACTTTTGGGTCATCCAACACAGCTCCAAGCTTCACCTTCGGTGCAGCCACTTCAGCAGCACCGTCGACCAACAAACCTGGCTTCTCTTTTGGCAGTGTAACAAGCACCACCAACGCGATGACAGCTACACCGTCCAGCACAACAGTATTTGGTGGTGTAAATAATAACCCGAGCTTAAACTttgcaacgccagcagcaagcGCTGCTCCACAGTTCAGCTCAAACACATCCAtatttggaaatactgttactaCCACCTCGTCGATATTCGGAACAACAAGCAGCCAACCAACTTTCGGCGCTCCTTCAACTTCAGTCACCACTGGTTCCACGTTTGCCTCTCTAACGCCCAAAACCACAGCCGCGCCAGTCTTCGGCTTGAACACTGGCCAAGCGCCTGAAGCAACGACGTCTGCGAACGCGTTACCAGTTTTCTCAAGTACCACGGGAGTGGCCAGCACAACGTCAACGCCGATATTCGGCGCCGTCAGTACATCTGCTCCACCAGTAACCGTAACAAGCGGCAATCTGTTCTCCAATGCAAGCTCGACGACCTCGACGCCCGGCTTTGCCGCAACGAGTAATATTTTTGGGCAGATGAAGCCTCCAAACGAAGGTTTCAAAAGCGTCGCAGGAGGTTTCGGCAGCAACGCCACGCCACTGTTTGGATCTCAAAGCACAACGACGTCCACGTTCGGAAGTACAAATATTTCCAGCAATACGACGGCACCCTCGTTCGGGAGTACAAATATTCCCAGCAATACCACTGCGCCTACATTTGGGTCTGCGAATGTTTCCAGCAACGCGACTGTACCCAGTTTCGGTTCACCCAGTACCACAACTTCAGCGTTTGGAGCCCAAACTAACACGCCTTTTGGTAGCAGGCCTTCCATGTTTGGCAGCGAAAATGTGTCTACTCCCGTTTTCGGGAGCTCTGCTGGCACCAGTCCCTTCAGTCCCCCTGCATCAGGCAGCGTCTTCGGCGGACAGAGCACAGCTGCTCCCACGTTTGGTACTCCTGGAAGCGTATCTGCGTTCGCTGACAACAAGCCTTCGCCTTTCGGCGGGCAGACTTCAGCCTTTGGAACGCCGAATGCTTCTGCCCCTGCTCCTGCCTTTGGATCAGCTCCAGCGAATGCAAGCAGTGGGAACACGAGTAATATATTCACGTTTGGAGCGAATCAGAAGTCACCGCAGCAAAGCAGCACGTTCTCTTTTGGTAATAATAACGCAAACAATGCTGCTGCTGCTTCTGGTTCTGCACCTTTTCAGTTTGGCGCGACTACTTCGAAGCCAG CAACTGCAGGATTCAATTTCTCTGCTCCGACGACCACTCCATCTATCAACTTTGGGACGACCAGCGCACCAACGTTCAACGCGTCGACGGCTGGCATGTTCAACATCGGAAGTGGTTCCACCGCGCCAAGACCAAGGAACGCTCGTTCAAGAAAGCCAAGATGA
- the LOC143177619 gene encoding uncharacterized protein LOC143177619 isoform X2: MWDLGNRSVVTLVSVLSGCVFLYNVWGPILVVTIFLFLTIYACYSLVINDSLLSPHAFLFFGYCKYIFLEVRASFESIIGHIYRYACTSWEFTSRRFQERFLTSTTMDRRRGSHYQLSADPYPIGRNSPGFSTIAQLSPITRSAQQLSVNNVRSENKLYHDSDHLSYNHSPFVKHTSTPMFPRSKEELENEPVKLLPDQIVSKRIFPNYAQNHTLAQNENTYFGPEESPWGTSISPKASPKINEGKSVQAVGGPLLASNRCNIDPKVYNDVTSPGLTTRLTKYAAEANSKLTHQSQYRVGQFPKVNLHASPVPLIKSVKTRTPVTVRVAPPDAVRYSQKSGKQNILSNLYHTENSCESPLATVDTREVSLKRHASREDVTSDLAKKQRTGSIITDEFEAQDETKQKRSRDESSKSEEDISPQNKTARPTKRTKTPSCFDILNSLSSSKHVISGVKRKARDFSRSGTPDFEKHFKSLESVQADKVQALPEVQNVDAKYWCHNAVEKRNVDLRGSSDKINKHSPLKGILKTSNKSPEYHMRDRDVSVISTSAYNGSDRAMEHAVSTESVKLTSKLFMRAEPERNEKLRMLVEEQGNIRAKFTTDDVEEIKREDITDMRQTSMKARLQSMFDAISGKASKINPDVVIQAEEVNVVKSTPCPVTCATLNSSTTTTNVNTTPISTSAVIPSPGTKESTVKSPKHVAFTLPNKEVSNVPIINSSEAKAEKSPISKPDSTTTTSGIAFTPISSIISLTPSNATPTSSNLSVQSSDFGKPPSTTTVTSTASPGTFTFGAVSSNEKTSVTPSFTTTSTAAGLFGNFTSTTPKSSFVPMTSAPPNTTTAANQNELTNAAPVKTTASSLGAFGANNAAFVSTPANVVTSTVAVTVENKQQNIGTTSFTSNTNITSFKNSAATTSPPTVSLTAPPANTSTSLFTFGNKSDTQPPKSNMFVFGSTGPSSQSTSVFGNPANAQPTSTISIATTTSNATAITTAPSQNSTPSIATSNTFNSIAKTTAATFGSSNTAPSFTFGAATSAAPSTNKPGFSFGSVTSTTNAMTATPSSTTVFGGVNNNPSLNFATPAASAAPQFSSNTSIFGNTVTTTSSIFGTTSSQPTFGAPSTSVTTGSTFASLTPKTTAAPVFGLNTGQAPEATTSANALPVFSSTTGVASTTSTPIFGAVSTSAPPVTVTSGNLFSNASSTTSTPGFAATSNIFGQMKPPNEGFKSVAGGFGSNATPLFGSQSTTTSTFGSTNISSNTTAPSFGSTNIPSNTTAPTFGSANVSSNATVPSFGSPSTTTSAFGAQTNTPFGSRPSMFGSENVSTPVFGSSAGTSPFSPPASGSVFGGQSTAAPTFGTPGSVSAFADNKPSPFGGQTSAFGTPNASAPAPAFGSAPANASSGNTSNIFTFGANQKSPQQSSTFSFGNNNANNAAAASGSAPFQFGATTSKPATAGFNFSAPTTTPSINFGTTSAPTFNASTAGMFNIGSGSTAPRPRNARSRKPR; the protein is encoded by the exons ATGTGGGATTTAGGGAATCGGTCTGTCGTTACGTTAGTCAGTGTGTTGAGTGGGTGTGTGTTCCTGTACAACGTCTGGGGACCGATTCTCGTCGTCACGATCTTCTTATTTCTGACGATTTACGCATGCTACTCGTTAGTCATCAACGACAGCTTATTGTCGCCGCATGCGTTCCTCTTCTTCGGTTATTGCAAGTATATATTTCTTGAAGTTCGTGCGAGCTTCGAGAGCATTATCGGTCACATTTATCGGTACGCTTGCACATCGTGGGAATTTACGAGTCGTCGGTTTCAAGAACGATTCCTAACCTCAACTACAATGGATAGACGTCGTGGATCACATTACCAGCTAAGTGCCGATCCTTATCCAATCGGAAGAAATTCCCCGGGATTTAGTACGATCGCGCAGCTTAGTCCGATTACGAGATCAGCGCAGCAGCTTAGTGTGAATAATGTGAGGTCAGAGAATAAGCTTTACCATGACTCTGATCATTTGTCGTATAACCATAGCCCTTTTGTTAAACATACTTCAACGCCAATGTTTCCGAGGAGTAAAGAGGAGCTGGAAAATGAACCAGTTAAATTGTTGCCTGATCAAATTGTATCAAAGAGAATATTTCCTAATTATGCGCAGAATCATACTTTGGCCCAGAATGAAAATACATATTTTGGGCCGGAAGAATCACCATGGGGCACTAGTATAAGTCCCAAGGCATCCCCCAAAATTAACGAGGGAAAAAGTGTACAAGCTGTTGGTGGACCTTTGTTGGCATCAAACAGGTGTAATATTGATCCAAA AGTGTACAATGACGTAACTTCTCCAGGACTTACTACTAGGTTAACAAAATATGCAGCAGAAGCTAACAGCAAGTTAACTCATCAGTCTCAGTATCGTGTAGGACAATTTCCGAAAGTTAATCTCCATGCTAGTCCAGTTCCATTGATAAAGTCAGTGAAGACAAGAACACCAGTTACTGTTagagtagctccaccagatgctgtTCGTTATTCTCAGAAGAGTGGGAAACAGAACATTTTATCAAATTTATATCACACAGAGAACAGTTGTGAGTCGCCACTAGCCACTGTAGACACTAGAGAAGTGTCGCTAAAGAGACATGCGTCGAGGGAAGACGTCACTTCTGATTTAGCGAAAAAGCAACGAACTGGAAGTATCATTACTGACGAGTTCGAAGCGCAGGATGAAACAAAACAAAAAAGGAGCAGAGATGAATCTTCCAAGTCTGAGGAAGATATATCTCCCCAAAATAAAACGGCCAGACCTACGAAACGAACCAAAACACCATCTTGCTTTGACATTTTAAATTCACTCAGCTCGAGCAAACACGTTATTTCCGGTGTTAAGAGAAAAGCCA GAGATTTTTCACGAAGCGGCACACCTGATTTTGAAAAACACTTCAAATCTCTGGAAAGTGTACAAGCCGACAAGGTTCAAGCATTACCAGAAGTCCAAAATGTGGATGCAAAATATTGGTGTCATAACGCAGTAGAAAAGAGAAACGTAGATCTACGTGGCTCGTCTGATAAGATAAACAAACATTCACCATTAAAGGGAATCCTCAAAACAAGTAATAAAAGCCCTGAGTATCATATGCGGGACAGAGATGTAAGTGTTATATCTACGAGCGCTTATAATGGAAGCGATCGAGCCATGGAACATGCTGTGTCGACTGAGTCAGTGAAATTGACAAGTAAGCTGTTCATGAGAGCTGAACCAGAAAGAAACGAGAAGTTAAGGATGTTGGTCGAAGAACAGGGTAACATTAGAGCGAAGTTTACTACAGATGATGTGGAAGAAATTAAAAGAGAAGATATAACAGATATGAGacaaaccagtatgaaggcaagGCTTCAGAGTATGTTCGACGCCATATCTGGCAAAG CCAGCAAAATTAATCCAGACGTTGTGATCCAAGCGGAAGAAGTAAATGTAGTTAAGTCTACCCCGTGTCCTGTTACATGCGCGACTCTTAATTCATCGACAACCACGACCAACGTTAATACTACGCCGATTTCTACATCGGCTGTAATACCTAGTCCTGGTACAAAAGAATCCACTGTCAAATCTCCGAAACATGTAGCCTTTACTTTACCGAACAAGGAAGTTTCGAATGTTCCAATCATTAACAGCTCCGAAGCAAAAGCTGAAAAATCTCCAATTTCTAAACCAGACTCAACGACCACTACATCTGGAATTGCATTTACACCTATCTCCAGTATTATTTCATTAACCCCTTCGAATGCAACTCCAACAAGTTCTAATTTAAGCGTACAAAGTTCTGACTTCGGTAAACCTCCTTCGACGACTACAGTAACGAGCACTGCATCACCTGGAACGTTTACATTTGGCGCTGTTTCATCGAACGAGAAGACTTCTGTTACTCCTTCGTTCACCACCACTTCCACTGCAGCTGGTCTCTTTGGAAACTTCACCAGTACCACACCGAAATCTTCATTCGTACCAATGACCAGTGCTCCGCCTAATACTACAACCGCAGCCAATCAAAATGAATTGACGAATGCAGCGCCAGTGAAGACTACTGCATCGAGTCTTGGAGCATTTGGAGCCAACAATGCAGCGTTTGTTTCGACGCCTGCGAACGTTGTAACCTCGACTGTTGCAGTTACTGTGGAAAATAAGCAACAGAACATAGGAACCACATCTTTTACTAGTAACACGAATATTACATCTTTCAAGAATAGTGCAGCTACTACTAGTCCTCCAACTGTTTCCTTGACAGCTCCACCTGCCAATACATCCACTTCTTTATTCACATTTGGAAACAAAAGCGATACACAGCCTCCTAAATCCAATATGTTTGTATTCGGCTCGACAGGACCTTCTTCGCAGAGTACCAGTGTATTTGGAAATCCAGCGAATGCCCAACCAACATCGACGATTAGTATTGCAACGACTACTAGTAATGCAACAGCGATTACAACTGCACCTTCACAGAACAGTACGCCAAGTATTGCGACCAGTAACACCTTCAACTCTATAGCAAAAACCACAGCAGCCACTTTTGGGTCATCCAACACAGCTCCAAGCTTCACCTTCGGTGCAGCCACTTCAGCAGCACCGTCGACCAACAAACCTGGCTTCTCTTTTGGCAGTGTAACAAGCACCACCAACGCGATGACAGCTACACCGTCCAGCACAACAGTATTTGGTGGTGTAAATAATAACCCGAGCTTAAACTttgcaacgccagcagcaagcGCTGCTCCACAGTTCAGCTCAAACACATCCAtatttggaaatactgttactaCCACCTCGTCGATATTCGGAACAACAAGCAGCCAACCAACTTTCGGCGCTCCTTCAACTTCAGTCACCACTGGTTCCACGTTTGCCTCTCTAACGCCCAAAACCACAGCCGCGCCAGTCTTCGGCTTGAACACTGGCCAAGCGCCTGAAGCAACGACGTCTGCGAACGCGTTACCAGTTTTCTCAAGTACCACGGGAGTGGCCAGCACAACGTCAACGCCGATATTCGGCGCCGTCAGTACATCTGCTCCACCAGTAACCGTAACAAGCGGCAATCTGTTCTCCAATGCAAGCTCGACGACCTCGACGCCCGGCTTTGCCGCAACGAGTAATATTTTTGGGCAGATGAAGCCTCCAAACGAAGGTTTCAAAAGCGTCGCAGGAGGTTTCGGCAGCAACGCCACGCCACTGTTTGGATCTCAAAGCACAACGACGTCCACGTTCGGAAGTACAAATATTTCCAGCAATACGACGGCACCCTCGTTCGGGAGTACAAATATTCCCAGCAATACCACTGCGCCTACATTTGGGTCTGCGAATGTTTCCAGCAACGCGACTGTACCCAGTTTCGGTTCACCCAGTACCACAACTTCAGCGTTTGGAGCCCAAACTAACACGCCTTTTGGTAGCAGGCCTTCCATGTTTGGCAGCGAAAATGTGTCTACTCCCGTTTTCGGGAGCTCTGCTGGCACCAGTCCCTTCAGTCCCCCTGCATCAGGCAGCGTCTTCGGCGGACAGAGCACAGCTGCTCCCACGTTTGGTACTCCTGGAAGCGTATCTGCGTTCGCTGACAACAAGCCTTCGCCTTTCGGCGGGCAGACTTCAGCCTTTGGAACGCCGAATGCTTCTGCCCCTGCTCCTGCCTTTGGATCAGCTCCAGCGAATGCAAGCAGTGGGAACACGAGTAATATATTCACGTTTGGAGCGAATCAGAAGTCACCGCAGCAAAGCAGCACGTTCTCTTTTGGTAATAATAACGCAAACAATGCTGCTGCTGCTTCTGGTTCTGCACCTTTTCAGTTTGGCGCGACTACTTCGAAGCCAG CAACTGCAGGATTCAATTTCTCTGCTCCGACGACCACTCCATCTATCAACTTTGGGACGACCAGCGCACCAACGTTCAACGCGTCGACGGCTGGCATGTTCAACATCGGAAGTGGTTCCACCGCGCCAAGACCAAGGAACGCTCGTTCAAGAAAGCCAAGATGA